TCGCGAGCGCATCGACCGCCTGTGCGACCTCGCCAGGGAGGCGACCGTCGACGGCGAGGACGACCGCGCCCGTCGCTACGTCCGCCGCGCCCGCCGCATCGCCGAGCGCAACCGCCTCGCGCTCCCCCGCGAGTTCACCCGCTTCACCTGCGACCGCTGTGACGCCTACCTCCGCCCCGGGAAGAACGCCCGCGTCCGCCTGGGCGACGGCCACGTCGTCGTCACCTGCGACTGCGGCGCCCAGGCCCGCTACCCCTACGACTGACCGATCGCGAGCCGCCACCGCCCGCGGACTGTCCGTGCCGCCGAGCCCCGGCCGCGCCCACCCGTAACCTTTGAACGGCTTCACTCCTACTGGTGGGTACATGAGCGATTCCACACGTGCACAGCGGATCCACGAACTCGACGTGACGGTCTGGGTCGGCAAGAAGGGCCTCGACCCCGTCGAGGCCGAACTCAACGACCAGCTGGCCGAGCGTGAGTTCGTCAAGGCGAAGTTCCACCGGTCGGCCCGCGGGG
This DNA window, taken from Halosimplex litoreum, encodes the following:
- a CDS encoding YhbY family RNA-binding protein — its product is MSDSTRAQRIHELDVTVWVGKKGLDPVEAELNDQLAEREFVKAKFHRSARGGTTTEELADDLADRVNAEVVRTRGHTAVFER
- a CDS encoding ribonuclease P protein component 4; its protein translation is MDTEAIARERIDRLCDLAREATVDGEDDRARRYVRRARRIAERNRLALPREFTRFTCDRCDAYLRPGKNARVRLGDGHVVVTCDCGAQARYPYD